The proteins below come from a single Parageobacillus thermoglucosidasius genomic window:
- a CDS encoding thiamine pyrophosphate-dependent dehydrogenase E1 component subunit alpha: MTVTKRESKSLTKEKAKWMYQKMQEIRQFEDKVHEIFSRGILPGFVHLYAGEEAVAVGVCAHLHENDYITSTHRGHGHCIAKGCDLNGMMAEIYGKATGLCKGKGGSMHIADVEKGMLGANGIVGGGFPLAVGAGLTAKLKKTGAIAVCFFGDGANNHGTFHEGINLAAIWKLPVVFVAENNGYAEATPFEYASSCKNIADRAAAYNIPGEIVDGKDVIAVYEAAERAIARARNGEGPTLIECKTYRNYGHFEGDAQTYKSAEEKEKHLKELDAIVRFRNYILSNQLLSEQELLEIEQNVTEAIEKAVDFAEKSPFPAEEDLLKDVYVSY; encoded by the coding sequence ATGACAGTGACAAAACGGGAATCGAAGAGCCTGACGAAAGAAAAAGCAAAATGGATGTATCAGAAAATGCAGGAAATTCGTCAGTTTGAGGACAAAGTTCATGAAATCTTCAGCAGAGGAATTTTGCCTGGATTTGTCCATTTATATGCCGGCGAGGAAGCAGTAGCGGTAGGGGTTTGCGCTCATTTGCATGAAAATGACTATATTACGAGTACGCATCGCGGCCACGGCCACTGTATCGCTAAAGGATGCGACCTGAACGGGATGATGGCAGAGATTTATGGAAAAGCAACAGGATTGTGCAAAGGAAAAGGGGGATCCATGCATATTGCTGATGTGGAAAAGGGAATGCTTGGCGCCAACGGAATAGTCGGCGGCGGCTTTCCTCTTGCTGTTGGGGCTGGTTTGACAGCGAAATTGAAGAAAACGGGTGCTATTGCTGTTTGTTTCTTTGGCGATGGCGCGAATAACCACGGAACATTCCACGAAGGCATTAATCTTGCGGCAATTTGGAAATTGCCAGTCGTTTTTGTCGCGGAAAACAACGGTTATGCTGAAGCAACTCCTTTCGAATATGCATCCAGTTGCAAAAACATTGCCGACCGGGCAGCTGCTTATAATATTCCAGGCGAAATTGTTGACGGAAAAGACGTAATTGCCGTATACGAGGCGGCGGAAAGAGCGATAGCGCGTGCGCGCAACGGCGAAGGACCAACTTTAATCGAATGCAAGACATACCGGAATTATGGGCATTTTGAAGGAGATGCCCAAACGTATAAATCAGCGGAAGAAAAAGAAAAACATTTAAAAGAGTTAGATGCCATTGTAAGATTCCGCAACTATATTCTTTCCAATCAGTTGTTATCAGAACAAGAACTATTGGAAATAGAGCAGAATGTAACGGAAGCGATTGAGAAAGCGGTAGATTTTGCAGAAAAAAGTCCGTTCCCGGCAGAAGAAGATCTTTTAAAAGATGTTTATGTATCTTACTAA
- a CDS encoding alpha-ketoacid dehydrogenase subunit beta, translating into MTRTISFSAAINEAMKLAMRKDENVILLGEDVAGGATVDHLQDEEAWGGVMGVTKGLVQEFGRERVLDTPIAEAGYIGAAVTAAATGLRPIAELMFNDFIGSCLDEVMNQAAKLRYMFGGKAKVPLTIRTMHGAGFRAAAQHSQSLYAIFTHIPGLKVVVPSTPSDAKGLLLTSIFDDDPVIFFEDKTLYNIKGEVEEGFYTIPFGKADIKREGNDLTIVAIGKQVHTALKAADMLKARGIETEVIDPRTLSPLDEETILSSVAKTGRLIVIDEANPRCSVATDISALVADKGFDYLDAPIKMITAPHCPVPFSPTLEDLYLPTPEKVLQAVAEIIGDETIVAV; encoded by the coding sequence ATGACAAGAACCATTTCTTTTTCAGCAGCAATTAATGAAGCGATGAAGCTCGCGATGCGCAAAGATGAAAATGTTATTTTGTTGGGCGAAGATGTAGCTGGCGGTGCAACTGTCGATCATTTGCAAGATGAGGAAGCTTGGGGAGGTGTAATGGGCGTCACCAAAGGCCTCGTCCAAGAATTTGGCAGAGAAAGAGTATTAGATACACCAATTGCGGAAGCTGGATATATTGGGGCAGCGGTTACCGCAGCGGCGACGGGATTAAGGCCGATTGCCGAATTGATGTTTAACGATTTTATCGGCAGCTGTTTAGATGAAGTTATGAACCAAGCAGCTAAACTTCGCTATATGTTTGGCGGAAAAGCGAAAGTGCCTTTAACTATACGGACGATGCATGGTGCCGGATTTCGCGCGGCCGCGCAGCATTCACAAAGCCTATACGCGATTTTCACCCATATACCAGGTTTGAAAGTCGTTGTTCCTTCTACCCCGTCCGATGCAAAAGGGCTGTTACTCACTTCCATTTTTGATGATGATCCGGTCATCTTTTTTGAAGATAAAACACTGTATAACATAAAAGGAGAAGTGGAAGAAGGATTTTATACGATTCCGTTTGGAAAAGCAGATATTAAAAGAGAAGGAAATGATTTGACCATTGTGGCGATCGGAAAACAAGTGCATACGGCTTTGAAAGCAGCGGATATGTTAAAAGCGCGCGGAATTGAAACAGAGGTCATTGATCCAAGAACATTGTCCCCGTTGGATGAAGAAACGATTTTATCTTCTGTAGCGAAGACAGGCCGGTTAATTGTGATTGATGAAGCAAATCCGAGATGCAGTGTAGCGACAGATATTTCTGCGCTTGTCGCAGATAAAGGATTTGATTATTTAGATGCTCCGATTAAGATGATCACTGCTCCGCATTGTCCTGTTCCATTTTCACCAACATTAGAAGATCTTTATTTACCAACTCCAGAAAAAGTGCTTCAGGCAGTAGCTGAAATAATAGGGGATGAGACGATTGTAGCAGTTTAA
- a CDS encoding dihydrolipoamide acetyltransferase family protein → MAVEIFMPKLGMSMKEGTVVEWLKKKGDKVKKGESLVVISSDKIETDIEAPQDGVLLEILVEQDETAEVGKVIGYIGQEGEKLNIQSNETPQETAKQAMQEVAASVGTIEPNITSRHMLRVSPAARKLAREAGIDVSNIKGTGPKGRITRADVEKAIQQKQASLQPVREKQTVAETNQITSSETNQITTEQQGVTVKPITGMRKVIATRMFASLQQTAQLTIHMKADVTELFELQGKLREELQDEPDVKLTITDFIARATVLALSTHKQMNSLYQNGHIHTYDSVHLGIAVALANGLAVPVIPYAEKLSLKEISKKIKELSARAREGKLSSEEMKGSTFTITSLGAYGVEFFTPVLNPPEVGILGVGTAADTPVFIGDNIQKRKILPLSLTFDHQVIDGAPASQFLTAIKNYLEKPYKMLL, encoded by the coding sequence ATGGCAGTGGAAATCTTCATGCCAAAGTTAGGAATGAGTATGAAAGAAGGAACGGTAGTAGAGTGGCTCAAGAAAAAAGGAGATAAGGTAAAAAAAGGGGAATCGCTCGTTGTCATAAGCTCCGATAAGATTGAGACAGATATCGAAGCACCGCAAGACGGGGTGTTATTAGAGATCCTTGTCGAGCAAGATGAAACAGCGGAAGTAGGGAAAGTAATTGGCTACATTGGCCAAGAAGGGGAAAAACTAAACATTCAGTCCAATGAAACGCCACAAGAAACAGCAAAACAAGCAATGCAAGAAGTGGCTGCATCCGTTGGAACCATTGAACCAAACATAACGTCAAGGCATATGTTGCGCGTTTCTCCTGCCGCGAGAAAACTAGCCCGCGAGGCTGGGATCGACGTAAGCAATATTAAAGGCACTGGACCAAAAGGGCGAATAACAAGAGCCGATGTGGAAAAGGCCATTCAACAAAAACAAGCATCCTTGCAACCAGTGCGCGAGAAGCAAACGGTCGCGGAAACAAATCAGATAACCAGCTCGGAAACAAACCAGATCACAACGGAACAACAAGGCGTTACAGTAAAACCGATAACCGGCATGCGGAAAGTAATCGCGACAAGAATGTTTGCAAGCCTGCAGCAAACGGCACAGCTAACGATTCATATGAAAGCAGATGTGACAGAGCTGTTTGAATTACAAGGAAAACTAAGGGAAGAACTACAAGACGAACCTGATGTGAAGCTTACGATTACCGATTTTATCGCCCGGGCAACGGTTTTAGCATTAAGCACTCATAAACAAATGAACAGCCTTTATCAAAACGGGCATATCCATACGTATGATTCCGTGCATTTAGGCATTGCTGTCGCGTTGGCGAACGGTCTGGCCGTTCCGGTCATCCCTTATGCCGAGAAACTTTCTTTAAAAGAAATTTCGAAAAAAATAAAGGAATTGAGCGCGCGGGCAAGGGAAGGAAAATTAAGCAGCGAGGAAATGAAAGGCTCCACTTTTACGATAACAAGTCTCGGCGCATATGGTGTGGAATTTTTTACGCCAGTGTTAAATCCGCCGGAGGTAGGAATCCTCGGAGTAGGAACAGCCGCAGATACTCCAGTCTTCATAGGAGATAACATCCAGAAAAGAAAAATTTTGCCGTTAAGTTTGACATTTGATCACCAAGTGATTGACGGCGCTCCGGCCAGCCAATTTCTTACTGCCATTAAAAATTATTTGGAAAAGCCATATAAAATGTTATTGTAA
- a CDS encoding response regulator transcription factor, which produces MAEILIVDDDKCARKEIRTFIEESKFRFLTIYEANTAQRGMILLKQNRPNVLILDITLPDMDGIKLGRSALQLYSDLPVIVVTQLKMFEFVHKAINSGFSAYLLKPLSKNELYETLERILPKGLSREINQTINGKSTFSSDLKNPIESAIQFIQMNYGYPLTLKEVADQVYLSPSYFSRLFKEEVGMTFVEYLTFVRVQKAKSLLRFSSLPIEIVAHHTGFSNPGYFATTFKKMVGKTPSEYRDQFYFQEKGVKS; this is translated from the coding sequence TTGGCTGAAATATTAATTGTGGATGATGACAAATGTGCAAGAAAGGAAATTAGAACATTCATCGAGGAAAGTAAATTTCGCTTTCTGACCATTTACGAAGCAAATACAGCGCAAAGAGGAATGATCCTTCTGAAACAAAATCGCCCGAACGTGTTAATTTTGGATATCACATTACCAGATATGGATGGAATTAAACTTGGAAGATCAGCGTTGCAATTGTATTCGGATTTGCCTGTTATTGTTGTGACACAGTTGAAAATGTTTGAGTTTGTGCACAAAGCCATTAATTCAGGTTTTTCAGCATATTTGTTGAAACCGCTTTCTAAAAACGAATTATATGAAACGCTGGAGCGGATTTTGCCTAAAGGACTTAGCCGAGAAATTAATCAAACTATCAATGGGAAAAGTACATTTTCTTCAGATTTAAAAAATCCGATTGAAAGTGCTATTCAGTTTATTCAGATGAACTACGGATACCCTCTTACGTTAAAAGAGGTGGCGGACCAAGTATATTTAAGCCCATCTTATTTCAGCCGGTTATTTAAAGAAGAAGTCGGTATGACGTTTGTCGAATATTTGACGTTTGTCAGAGTGCAAAAAGCGAAAAGTTTACTTCGATTTTCCAGCCTGCCGATTGAAATCGTCGCACATCATACGGGGTTTTCTAACCCTGGCTACTTTGCGACCACTTTCAAAAAAATGGTGGGAAAAACGCCGAGTGAATACCGGGACCAATTCTATTTTCAAGAAAAGGGGGTAAAGTCGTGA
- a CDS encoding XdhC family protein, with protein MIAINKELERCKKEGLSGVLGTIISTEGSTYQKAGAKCFISEDRKLTGLLSGGCVESDIIEHAMKVLETGKPTVIHYDFYGDDDIVWGLGVGCNGKMNIFLQPYLPDKQPEKAAVIDQYFSDSLQKTLHTVTIVKAKDESLQGKMWMIDDAFDNNDLPISVYEIAVDYLMRKKNLKNEMVYLGGEQDLYVYYESTSPPPHLIVFGAGSDAIPLVKMAKNLNWLVTVLDYRPSHCNERNFPEADFIHVYSAGSVPNVSLHENSYVVIMTHNFLHDREILESIVNSDAAYIGLLGPRKRTDRLIATSNTLIDSKNVRRIYSPIGLDIGAKTPEEIALSILAEIMMAYRGGTGKNLSQLSSMTHSV; from the coding sequence GTGATAGCGATAAATAAAGAATTGGAGCGTTGTAAAAAGGAAGGGCTTTCAGGTGTGCTTGGAACGATCATTTCGACAGAAGGTTCTACTTATCAAAAAGCGGGAGCAAAATGTTTTATTTCTGAAGACCGGAAGCTTACCGGGCTTTTAAGTGGCGGATGTGTTGAGTCGGATATTATTGAACACGCCATGAAAGTTCTTGAAACTGGAAAACCGACAGTCATCCATTACGATTTTTACGGAGACGATGACATTGTTTGGGGACTTGGTGTTGGTTGCAACGGAAAAATGAATATTTTTTTACAACCATATCTTCCTGATAAACAACCTGAAAAGGCTGCTGTGATTGATCAGTATTTTTCAGATTCCCTCCAAAAAACGTTGCACACTGTCACTATTGTGAAAGCGAAGGATGAATCGCTGCAAGGGAAAATGTGGATGATTGATGATGCTTTTGACAATAATGACCTGCCTATCTCTGTTTATGAGATTGCCGTTGATTATCTGATGAGAAAAAAGAATTTGAAAAATGAAATGGTGTATTTAGGTGGGGAGCAAGATTTGTATGTGTATTATGAATCAACGAGTCCACCGCCTCATCTTATCGTTTTTGGCGCAGGCTCTGATGCCATTCCGCTTGTGAAAATGGCGAAAAATTTGAATTGGCTAGTTACTGTGCTCGATTATCGCCCATCTCATTGCAATGAACGGAATTTTCCGGAAGCTGATTTCATCCATGTATATTCTGCCGGAAGTGTGCCAAACGTTTCGCTTCATGAAAATTCATATGTTGTTATAATGACACACAACTTTCTGCATGATAGGGAAATTTTAGAATCGATTGTAAATTCCGATGCAGCTTACATCGGACTATTAGGGCCGCGAAAAAGAACAGATAGGTTGATTGCGACAAGCAACACCCTTATAGACAGTAAAAATGTCCGCCGCATCTACAGTCCGATTGGATTGGATATCGGTGCCAAAACACCAGAAGAAATCGCCCTCAGTATTTTGGCTGAAATCATGATGGCATATAGAGGGGGGACTGGGAAAAATCTGTCGCAGCTGTCATCGATGACGCACTCTGTATGA
- a CDS encoding nucleotidyltransferase family protein: protein MGKNIWGIILASGCSTRMGRPKLLLPYKGKSIIRHVIDESMKSRLSGVVAVINPKIAGLRNEVSSSGVSKLVLNEQAAQGMSTSLKAGLMNLPPTAAAMVLLGDQPLVTSNDIDAVIRCYEANEGTAIVQASYQSKRGHPVLFDCSMFPHLFHVTGDEGARSVLKTFANQIRFARIDKPFPDDIDTPEDYEQLLRKEAKLNE, encoded by the coding sequence ATGGGAAAGAACATATGGGGAATTATCTTAGCCTCGGGTTGTTCAACACGCATGGGAAGACCTAAGCTGCTGCTGCCGTATAAAGGCAAATCCATTATCCGGCATGTGATTGATGAAAGCATGAAGTCACGTTTAAGCGGTGTGGTGGCCGTAATCAACCCCAAGATTGCCGGGCTGAGAAATGAAGTTTCCAGCTCGGGCGTGAGCAAACTAGTTTTGAATGAACAGGCAGCACAAGGAATGTCCACATCGTTAAAAGCGGGATTGATGAATCTGCCTCCAACAGCTGCTGCTATGGTATTACTCGGTGACCAGCCGCTTGTCACATCCAATGATATCGATGCGGTCATTAGATGTTATGAAGCAAATGAGGGCACTGCCATTGTTCAAGCAAGCTATCAATCGAAAAGAGGGCATCCTGTTCTGTTTGATTGCTCGATGTTTCCGCATCTTTTTCATGTAACAGGGGATGAAGGTGCGAGATCTGTTTTAAAAACGTTTGCAAATCAGATTCGGTTTGCAAGAATTGATAAACCATTTCCTGATGATATCGATACGCCAGAAGACTATGAGCAGCTTCTTCGGAAGGAGGCAAAGTTAAATGAGTAA
- a CDS encoding xanthine dehydrogenase family protein molybdopterin-binding subunit: MSKVIGKSVTRVEDKRLLTGQGKYIDDLGTPPNTAHVAILRSPYPHAKIVSIDYSEALKIPGVKGVVTGKEVQPLVNPFSVGVSAPVQYYPIAMDKVRYVGEPVAVVVAKNRYIAEDALEKIKVKYETLEPVVDIERALEEGAPVLHENVGSNIANHRTFHYGDVDKAFQQADRIIKHRFHFPKYSATPVETYGVIAQYEESTDSYTVHANFHGPFVLHSIMASALKVPSNRLRIIIPKDIGGSYGIKAGIFPYIVLCSVVSRLAGCPVKWIEDRQEHLAASSSCTDRVTYIEAAVKNDGKVLGLKMKMIDNVGAYIRAPEPACLYRNHANTTGAYDIPNLMIDAYAVMTNKVPTGLIRGYGGQETYFPLERIMHMIADELEMDPADVIRRNLIKKEQFPYKTASGGVYDSGDYEKAFDLLLKIGKYEEFRKKQAEARKKGKLLGVGLAVIVEPSGSNMGYITIALTPEERKAGLPKSGCTEAATISIDPMGNVNVRISTTPTGQGHETVASQIVSEILGIPHDKINVVAELDTATSAWSIASGSYSSRFASLGSSAVYYAAQKVKRKIIKIAAHFLQIDEDDLTMKNGQIISKTDPSKSISIKRVAGSAHWNPLSLPKGMEPGIYETAYYTAQAEPPDDNDLINSSITYGFVADLVTVEIDPETGEIHILDYYTVHDAGKLLNPLIANGQILGGLVHGLGGAMYEELVYDDKGQFLTGSFMDYLCPTATEIPRVTIQHIETPSPITPLGAKGLGEGNSMSAPVVIANAVNDALKPYGVTIDSLPVTPNKIWNLIHRSIKQEELA; encoded by the coding sequence ATGAGTAAAGTGATTGGCAAAAGCGTCACACGTGTAGAGGACAAAAGACTGCTGACGGGGCAGGGAAAATATATTGATGATCTCGGAACACCGCCTAATACCGCTCATGTGGCGATTTTAAGAAGTCCTTATCCTCACGCAAAGATCGTCTCTATCGATTATTCTGAAGCATTAAAAATTCCGGGAGTAAAAGGTGTCGTCACAGGTAAAGAGGTTCAGCCATTGGTAAATCCTTTCAGTGTTGGAGTAAGCGCGCCTGTCCAATACTATCCAATTGCGATGGATAAAGTGCGTTATGTCGGCGAGCCGGTAGCGGTTGTAGTGGCAAAAAACCGCTATATTGCGGAAGATGCTCTTGAAAAAATTAAGGTGAAATATGAAACGCTCGAGCCGGTTGTAGACATTGAGCGCGCACTCGAAGAAGGAGCGCCTGTTTTACATGAAAATGTCGGCTCGAACATCGCCAACCACCGGACGTTTCACTACGGGGATGTTGATAAGGCGTTTCAACAAGCGGACAGAATTATAAAGCACCGCTTTCATTTCCCGAAATATTCTGCGACACCAGTCGAAACATACGGAGTTATTGCACAATATGAAGAAAGCACGGATAGCTACACAGTTCATGCGAATTTCCACGGCCCGTTTGTGCTTCATTCGATTATGGCTAGTGCGTTGAAAGTGCCAAGCAACCGGCTGCGGATCATCATTCCGAAAGATATCGGCGGTAGCTATGGAATTAAAGCAGGGATATTCCCTTACATCGTACTTTGCTCTGTGGTCAGTCGTCTCGCAGGATGTCCGGTGAAATGGATAGAAGATCGGCAAGAACATCTGGCAGCAAGTTCAAGTTGTACAGATCGCGTGACATACATTGAAGCGGCAGTGAAAAATGACGGAAAAGTGCTCGGCTTAAAAATGAAAATGATAGACAATGTCGGTGCATACATCCGGGCGCCAGAGCCTGCCTGCCTATATCGGAACCACGCAAACACAACAGGTGCTTATGACATTCCAAACTTAATGATTGATGCTTATGCAGTAATGACGAATAAAGTGCCAACTGGTCTCATCCGGGGATACGGCGGACAGGAAACGTATTTTCCTCTTGAACGGATCATGCACATGATTGCTGATGAATTAGAAATGGATCCGGCTGATGTGATTAGACGGAATTTAATAAAAAAAGAACAGTTCCCTTACAAAACAGCGTCTGGCGGAGTGTATGATAGCGGCGATTATGAAAAAGCGTTCGATTTATTGCTGAAAATTGGGAAATACGAAGAATTTCGCAAAAAACAAGCGGAAGCACGAAAGAAAGGAAAATTGCTTGGCGTTGGATTAGCGGTCATCGTTGAACCATCTGGTTCCAATATGGGGTACATTACGATTGCCTTGACTCCAGAAGAAAGGAAAGCGGGATTGCCAAAATCAGGTTGTACCGAAGCGGCGACGATTTCGATCGATCCGATGGGAAATGTAAATGTCCGCATCAGTACCACTCCTACCGGTCAAGGGCATGAAACTGTCGCAAGCCAGATTGTTTCAGAAATACTTGGCATTCCACATGACAAAATTAACGTTGTTGCTGAACTCGATACAGCTACAAGCGCATGGTCCATCGCATCTGGAAGTTATTCAAGCCGCTTTGCATCACTTGGCTCCAGTGCCGTTTACTACGCGGCGCAAAAAGTAAAGCGCAAGATCATTAAAATTGCAGCACACTTTTTACAGATTGACGAAGATGATTTAACAATGAAAAATGGTCAAATTATTTCAAAAACGGATCCATCTAAATCTATATCCATTAAACGAGTGGCAGGATCAGCACATTGGAATCCGCTTTCTTTGCCGAAAGGAATGGAGCCGGGCATTTATGAAACAGCTTATTACACAGCTCAGGCAGAGCCGCCGGATGATAATGACCTTATTAACTCGTCGATTACGTATGGTTTTGTAGCGGATTTAGTGACGGTGGAAATCGATCCGGAAACAGGCGAAATCCATATTTTGGATTATTACACTGTCCATGATGCTGGTAAATTGTTAAATCCACTTATCGCCAATGGGCAAATTTTAGGAGGTCTTGTGCATGGGCTTGGTGGCGCTATGTATGAAGAACTCGTCTACGATGATAAAGGACAGTTTTTAACTGGCTCATTTATGGATTATTTATGTCCTACAGCAACAGAAATACCAAGAGTGACTATCCAACATATTGAAACACCTTCGCCAATTACACCGCTTGGTGCAAAAGGTCTTGGAGAAGGGAACTCCATGAGTGCGCCTGTTGTCATTGCTAACGCAGTTAACGATGCGTTGAAACCATACGGAGTGACCATTGATTCACTGCCTGTAACGCCTAATAAAATATGGAATCTTATTCATCGTTCCATAAAACAGGAGGAATTAGCATGA
- a CDS encoding SRPBCC family protein: MNGSGKVALNAGIEKAWEVLLNPQALKNCIMGCTKLETVGENKYEAVLSIGIAAVKGKYESTIEIADIQKPNHYKLIVKGEGGPGSVEATGVVDLISIDENTTELQYTYDAEVGGKVAMVGQRMLNGVAKLIIQDFFKKFNKELAKSEQSV, translated from the coding sequence ATGAACGGAAGCGGAAAAGTAGCATTGAATGCAGGAATCGAAAAAGCGTGGGAGGTGTTGCTTAATCCACAAGCATTAAAAAACTGTATTATGGGGTGTACGAAGCTGGAGACGGTTGGAGAGAACAAATATGAAGCAGTATTGTCTATCGGAATTGCAGCTGTTAAAGGAAAATATGAATCAACCATTGAGATTGCTGATATTCAAAAGCCGAACCATTACAAGCTCATTGTAAAAGGGGAAGGAGGCCCCGGCAGTGTTGAGGCAACTGGGGTGGTGGACCTTATTTCGATTGATGAAAACACAACGGAGTTGCAGTATACGTATGATGCTGAAGTTGGCGGTAAAGTAGCGATGGTCGGCCAAAGAATGTTAAACGGTGTTGCTAAGTTGATCATTCAAGATTTCTTTAAAAAATTTAATAAAGAACTGGCTAAAAGCGAACAATCCGTCTAA
- a CDS encoding FAD binding domain-containing protein — translation MKPAKFDYYCPKTVEEALSLLEEIGFDGKIIAGGQSLVPIMNMRLSTPEYLIDINQLKDLQFIEFDGSKMKIGALTRQTEIEMSDAVRKHLGLLSEAVPYIGHVQTRNRGTFGGSIVHADPSAEIPLSLMALGGTLHIASKEEVREVNVEDFFVTYLTTDIMPNELLAEIHIPVPEGRVGYSFHEISRRHGDFALVAAACQLSIDSQDRIAKARLVLGGVDAVPLLITEASGLMEGEYLSASLLNKIADIVDEVVNPESDLHATADYRRYLAKKLAVRTVKTAYERARGEHNERS, via the coding sequence ATGAAACCGGCAAAATTTGACTATTATTGCCCGAAAACTGTAGAGGAAGCACTTTCACTTTTAGAAGAAATAGGATTTGATGGAAAAATAATTGCCGGAGGTCAAAGCCTTGTGCCGATTATGAACATGAGATTGTCCACACCTGAATATTTAATTGATATTAACCAGTTGAAAGATTTGCAATTTATCGAGTTTGACGGCAGCAAAATGAAAATCGGCGCGTTAACGAGACAAACTGAAATTGAAATGTCCGATGCAGTTCGTAAACATCTGGGGCTTCTAAGTGAAGCTGTCCCGTATATCGGCCACGTTCAGACGAGAAATCGCGGAACGTTTGGCGGAAGCATTGTTCATGCTGATCCATCCGCTGAAATTCCTCTGTCATTAATGGCGCTCGGTGGAACACTTCATATCGCTTCTAAAGAGGAAGTGCGGGAAGTAAACGTGGAGGATTTTTTTGTCACTTATTTAACAACCGATATTATGCCGAATGAGTTGCTGGCGGAAATTCATATTCCAGTACCAGAAGGAAGAGTGGGATATTCATTTCATGAAATTTCACGGCGCCATGGTGACTTTGCTCTCGTTGCCGCTGCCTGTCAATTGTCCATTGATAGTCAGGACCGCATTGCCAAAGCCAGATTGGTTTTGGGAGGCGTTGATGCGGTGCCATTATTGATTACAGAGGCAAGCGGGTTGATGGAAGGAGAGTATTTGTCTGCCTCGCTTCTTAATAAAATTGCCGATATTGTTGATGAAGTTGTTAATCCGGAATCAGATTTGCATGCAACCGCCGATTACAGAAGATACCTTGCGAAAAAGTTGGCAGTGCGCACAGTAAAAACAGCTTATGAGCGGGCAAGGGGGGAACATAATGAGCGTTCATGA
- a CDS encoding (2Fe-2S)-binding protein translates to MSVHEIEVTINGKKYREQVESRMLLSDFLRETCGLTGTHVGCEHGVCGACTIQLNGSAVRSCLIFAVQVDGQEITTVEGLAKDGELTPLQRNFIECHGLQCGFCTPGILMSAADYLQKNPHPALQEIKEMLSGHLCRCTGYEGIIKAIQKTIDESNHLYEAERR, encoded by the coding sequence ATGAGCGTTCATGAAATTGAAGTTACAATAAACGGAAAAAAATATCGAGAACAAGTCGAATCTAGGATGTTGCTCAGCGATTTTTTGCGAGAAACGTGCGGTCTCACCGGCACACATGTAGGCTGTGAGCATGGTGTGTGCGGTGCTTGCACGATCCAATTAAACGGTTCGGCTGTCAGGAGCTGTCTTATCTTTGCAGTACAGGTAGACGGACAGGAAATAACAACGGTAGAAGGGTTGGCAAAAGATGGTGAACTGACGCCGCTGCAAAGAAATTTCATTGAATGTCACGGCCTTCAGTGTGGGTTCTGTACACCGGGTATTCTAATGTCAGCAGCCGACTATCTGCAGAAAAATCCGCATCCAGCCCTTCAGGAAATAAAAGAAATGCTATCTGGGCATTTATGCCGTTGCACGGGCTATGAAGGGATTATAAAGGCGATTCAAAAAACAATTGATGAAAGCAATCACCTTTACGAAGCGGAAAGGAGATGA